The Impatiens glandulifera chromosome 3, dImpGla2.1, whole genome shotgun sequence genome contains a region encoding:
- the LOC124933020 gene encoding ribulose bisphosphate carboxylase/oxygenase activase, chloroplastic-like, with the protein MATAFSDIGIINHGLLKLKGSSIVVGSSSCSFINGSGSRSSSRNRLKKSGSRFVSNVGRGSSNVLKVVAAEVGADSKKQRDGGGDRWKGLISDTSDDQQDITRGKGLVDSVFQAPMGTGTHHAVMASHEYISQGLRSYAYDNNMDGFYIAPAFMDKILVHITKNFMNLPKIKVPLILGIWGGKGQGKSFQCELVFAKMGINPIMMSAGELESGNAGEPAKLLRQRYREAADIIRKKGKMCCLFINDLDAGAGRLGNTTQYTVNNQMVNATLMNIADNPTNVQLPGMYNKEDNARVPIIVTGNDFSTLYAPLIRDGRMEKFYWAPTRDDQIGVCTGIFSPDNVPKQDIVKLVDTFPGQSIDFFGALRARVYDDEVRKWIAGIGVEMVGKKLVNSREGPPIFNKPKMTLEKLLEYGLMLVQEQDNVKRVQLADKYLSEASLGDANADSIRTGSFYGKAAQQINVPVPPGCTDSTADNFNPTARSDDGTCSYNL; encoded by the exons ATGGCTACCGCTTTCTCAGACATCGGAATTATTAACCATGGATTG TTGAAGTTGAAAGGGTCTTCTATTGTTGTTGGATCATCAAGCTGCAGCTTCATCAATGGCAGTGGCAGTAGAAGTAGTAGTAGAAATAGGTTGAAGAAAAGTGGGTCTAGATTTGTGAGCAACGTTGGAAGGGGATCCTCAAACGTGTTAAAGGTGGTGGCGGCAGAAGTGGGTGCTGACTCGAAAAAGCAAAGAGACGGCGGCGGAGACAGATGGAAGGGGCTAATCTCGGACACCTCAGATGACCAACAAGACATCACGAGAGGAAAGGGTCTGGTTGATTCAGTGTTTCAAGCCCCAATGGGAACCGGTACTCACCATGCTGTCATGGCTTCTCACGAATACATCAGCCAAGGACTTCGCTC gTATGCCTACGATAACAACATGGACGGTTTCTACATAGCTCCCGCTTTCATGGACAAGATTCTGGTACACATCACCAAGAACTTCATGAACTTGCCAAAGATTAAGGTTCCTCTGATTTTGGGTATTTGGGGAGGAAAGGGTCAAGGGAAATCTTTTCAGTGCGAGCTCGTGTTTGCCAAGATGGGTATaaa CCCAATCATGATGAGTGCCGGGGAGTTGgaaagtgggaatgcaggagaACCGGCGAAGTTACTGAGACAGAGATATCGTGAAGCGGCGGACATAATAAGGAAGAAGGGTAAAATGTGTTGTCTATTCATCAACGATCTTGATGCAGGTGCAGGTCGGTTAGGAAACACGACCCAATACACAGTCAACAACCAGATGGTGAATGCTACTCTTATGAACATAGCCGACAATCCGACGAATGTTCAGCTCCCTGGAATGTACAATAAAGAAGACAACGCCCGCGTTCCCATAATCGTGACTGGAAACGACTTCTCAACTCTGTACGCTCCTCTGATTCGAGACGGGCGTATGGAGAAATTCTATTGGGCTCCTACCCGGGACGATCAAATAGGTGTTTGCACTGGTATCTTCAGTCCCGATAATGTTCCTAAACAAGATATTGTCAAGCTTGTCGATACCTTCCCTGGCCAATCCATAG ATTTCTTTGGAGCGTTGAGGGCAAGAGTGTACGATGATGAGGTGAGAAAATGGATAGCTGGAATCGGAGTGGAGATGGTGGGAAAGAAGTTGGTGAATTCAAGGGAAGGTCCACCGATATTCAACAAGCCTAAGATGACACTTGAAAAGCTACTGGAGTATGGTTTGATGCTTGTCCAAGAACAAGACAATGTCAAACGGGTTCAGCTCGCCGACAAGTACCTCAGTGAAGCTTCTCTTGGGGATGCCAATGCCGATTCCATTCGAACAGGATCATTCTACG GTAAGGCTGCTCAACAAATCAATGTTCCAGTGCCCCCAGGGTGTACGGATTCTACTGCAGACAACTTCAATCCAACGGCTAGAAGTGACGACGGGACCTGTTCTTACAATCTCTAG
- the LOC124932789 gene encoding pumilio homolog 1-like, with the protein MITESYSNVCPISGIVPALQAEYGNTLCLFVQGQRRQEIIDRDRQLNLYRTGSAPPTLHDPIVFTRFSHQQLTSDPAYNSYSNLNRPRRIPPSFLSNEDTSSFPQGMQISTAGGGGGSSSGVGEIGDRRKTVVSNDRSLLSLQPEFNDDKEETTIVELEKTETDVQGGGGDGLIGLPWSAPRTRRKSIAEIIQDDFSHSLSDSRNPPHSRSASFNALYGIRESSAPHFGKLQEEWASMDALGGSTSRPLVRNTVVGGTAANTYASALGTSLSRSKSTDPFLVSCIGSTSSMDKRNVLGSNSFNGMLPSMEESADLLTAMSNMAVACNGMPDEINHSRSVDRQNLLHMKVDQYHANQYLYSEALESPQFHPLANLQSSKPLFTDIGQINATRTDMNGLNSPSTSSGTAYMKGTSNRVHNIAGNSPIPKYGLNGYTLNPASPSLIGKQGGHLPSLFSSPIGDSVMDLSDVDSRSFGGNLALDPNLLSAASELQNLSRVGNRNASLEIPPIDHPMYHPYMKSNDYCVPEAAMMNDPMMDTDAYTTNLVDFQRAYLSSFPSPKKSQYGSTYVKSGNHKYYGSQIFNLDMHLGSPLVDDPYLPNCAIGSGNPVKYGERRNRHFPSVMRNLDGGALGTWRLEGCGNLDEHFSSSLLDDFKSNKIKCFELSEIAGHVVQFSADQYGSRFIQQKLETATLDEKNMVFHEIMTQPLSLVTDVFGNYVIQKFFEHGTPSQIRELAEDLTGNVLTLSLQMYGCRVIQKAVEVVELDQQTKLVNELEGHVLRCVRDQNGNHVIQKCIECIPQEAIHFIVSVFYDQVVTLSKHPYGCRVIQRVLEHCTDPKTQRIMMEEILKSVCLLAHDQYGNYVVQHVLEHGRPEERSAIINKLIGQIVQMSQQKFASNVVEKCLTFGMLTERQILVDEILGSTEESESLQVMMKDQYANYVVQKVLETCDDEHLELILNKIKIHLTALKKYTYGKHIFARVEKLVAAGEKRIGVISSYSG; encoded by the exons ATGATTACTGAAAGTTATTCGAATGTGTGTCCCATCTCCGGAATTGTACCGGCATTGCAAGCCGAATATGGGAATACGTTATGTTTGTTTGTTCAGGGCCAACGAAGACAAGAGATTATTGATAGAGACAGACAACTCAATCTCTATCGGACTGGTTCAGCGCCCCCCACACTCCACGATCCAATCGTTTTCACTCGTTTTTCTCATCAACAACTGACCTCTGATCCGGCGTATAATTCCTACTCCAATCTAAACAGACCTAGGCGCATTCCTCCCTCATTCTTGTCAAATGAGGATACATCTAGTTTTCCACAGGGAATGCAGATAAGTACTGCTGGTGGTGGTGGAGGTAGCTCCTCGGGCGTTGGGGAGATTGGTGATAGGAGGAAGACGGTGGTTAGTAATGACAGGTCTCTTTTATCTCTCCAACCCGAGTTTAATGATGACAAAGAGGAGACGACAATCGTAGAATTGGAGAAAACTGAAACGGATGTACAAGGAGGTGGTGGCGATGGACTCATCGGATTGCCTTGGTCGGCACCAAGAACTCGTCGAAAAAGCATAGCTGAAATCATTCAG GATGATTTTAGCCACTCATTGTCTGATTCCAGGAATCCTCCTCATTCTCGTTCTGCTAGCTTTAATGCCTTATATGGCATTCGTGAATCTTCTGCGCCCCATTTTGGCAAACTACAAGAGGAGTGGGCATCAATGGATGCCCTTGGTGGCTCTACTTCCAGGCCATTGGTTCGGAATACTGTTGTTGGTGGAACTGCTGCTAATACCTATGCTTCTGCATTGGGTACCTCTTTGTCAAGAAGCAAATCTACTGACCCTTTTCTTGTTTCATGTATAGGCAGTACTAGTTCTATGGATAAAAGAAATGTTCTTGGTTCAAACTCATTTAATGGTATGCTACCTTCTATGGAGGAATCAGCTGACCTGTTGACTGCTATGTCTAACATGGCTGTAGCATGCAATGGAATGCCAGATGAAATTAATCATTCTCGGTCTGTTGATCGACAGAATCTTCTTCACATGAAAGTAGATCAGTACCATGCCAACCAATATCTATATTCAGAAGCATTAGAATCTCCACAATTTCATCCACTTGCTAATTTGCAGTCTTCCAAACCATTGTTTACAGATATTGGTCAAATAAATGCAACTAGAACGGATATGAATGGACTTAACAGCCCTTCTACTTCCTCTGGGACAGCCTACATGAAAGGAACCTCTAACCGAGTCCACAACATTGCAGGAAATTCACCAATTCCAAAGTATGGCTTAAATGGGTATACTCTAAATCCTGCATCACCTTCTCTTATTGGAAAACAAGGTGGTCATTTGCCTTCTTTATTTAGTAGCCCTATTGGGGACTCTGTCATGGACCTCTCTGACGTGGATTCTAGATCTTTTGGTGGTAATCTAGCTTTAGACCCCAATTTGCTCTCTGCAGCATCAGAATTACAAAATCTTAGTAGAGTTGGCAATCGAAATGCTTCTCTTGAAATTCCCCCTATAGATCATCCCATGTATCATCCGTACATGAAGTCAAATGACTATTGTGTCCCAGAAGCTGCAATGATGAATGACCCGATGATGGATACCGATGCTTATACTACTAACCTAGTGGACTTTCAGAGAGCTTATCTTAGCTCCTTTCCTTCACCTAAAAAGTCACAATATGGCTCTACATATGTTAAGTCTGGAAATCATAAATACTATGGAAGCCAGATTTTCAATCTTGATATGCATCTTGGAAGTCCATTGGTTGACGACCCCTATCTTCCAAACTGTGCAATTGGGTCAGGGAATCCAGTCAAGTATGGTGAAAGGAGGAACCGGCATTTTCCTTCTGTAATGAGGAACCTTGATGGAGGTGCATTGGGAACATGGCGGCTAGAAGGGTGTGGTAACTTGGATGAgcatttttcttcttcattactAGATGACTTTAAGAGCAATAAAATTAAGTGCTTTGAGCTTTCAGAAATTGCTGGTCATGTTGTTCAATTTAG TGCGGATCAGTACGGTAGTCGGTTTATTCAGCAGAAGCTTGAAACTGCCACATTGGATGAGAAAAACATGGTTTTCCACGAGATTATGACTCAACCTCTTTCATTAGTAACAGACGTGTTTGGAAATTACGTTATCCAAAAG TTTTTTGAGCATGGAACACCATCTCAGATAAGAGAACTTGCTGAAGATCTTACTGGGAATGTTCTAACTCTGAGCCTTCAAATGTATGGCTGTCGTGTAATCCAGAAG GCGGTAGAAGTTGTTGAATTGGATCAACAGACTAAATTGGTTAATGAGCTTGAGGGTCATGTCCTGCGATGTGTTCGTGATCAGAATGGAAATCATGTTATTCAGAAGTGCATTGAATGCATACCTCAGGAAGCTATTCACTTTATTGTCTCTGTATTTTATGATCAAGTTGTTACACTGTCCAAGCATCCTTATGGTTGTCGGGTTATACAG AGAGTTTTGGAGCACTGTACTGACCCTAAAACCCAACGTATAATGATGGAGGAGATTTTAAAATCTGTTTGCTTGTTGGCACATGATCAGTATGGGAATTATGTGGTTCAG CACGTGCTGGAACATGGAAGGCCTGAGGAGCGTTCTGCAATAATAAACAAACTAATTGGACAGATAGTTCAAATGAGTCAGCAGAAATTTGCATCCAATGTTGTGGAGAAGTGCTTGACTTTTGGAATGTTGACAGAGCGTCAGATCCTTGTGGATGAAATTCTTGGATCTACCGAAGAAAGCGAGTCTCTACAG GTGATGATGAAAGATCAGTATGCAAATTATGTTGTTCAGAAAGTCTTGGAAACTTGTGATGACGAGCATCTTGAACTGATCCTTAACAAAATAAAGATTCATTTGACTGCTCTAAAGAAATACACTTACGGAAAACACATATTTGCTCGTGTAGAGAAGCTTGTTGCAGCTGGAG AAAAAAGGATCGGAGTGATCTCTTCATACTCTGGATAG
- the LOC124932738 gene encoding protein phosphatase 2C 37-like: MAGMCCEVVGESETASSRVESKASKRRRRQQLDLSSLKFMAADVGVVAPPPLDNDRKRQKKKEVENSELESNSVTSEKIIPEPEAVAEDQLVNPPKFGITSIRGRRKDMEDAVAAHPSFYRRRRSDEKMNKPSDLHFFGVYDGHGCSHVAMKCKDRFHGIVKEELEGADEEEVIIWKELMDRSFSRMDREAVVHVSSSNCRCELQPPRCDAVGSTAVVALVTPEKIVVSNCGDSRAVLCRNAVATPLSSDHKPDRPDELDRIEKAGGRVIYWDGARVLGVLAMSRAIGDHYLKPFVISEPEVTVTDRTAEDEFLILASDGLWDVVSNETACAVVRMCLLSGAGGGDKACSDASIVLTRLALARHSSDNVSVLVVDLRRPL; the protein is encoded by the exons ATGGCGGGTATGTGCTGTGAAGTTGTTGGTGAATCGGAGACGGCGAGCTCTAGAGTCGAGTCGAAGGCGTCGAAACGGAGGAGGAGGCAGCAGTTGGATCTGAGCTCGTTGAAGTTCATGGCGGCGGACGTCGGAGTTGTTGCTCCTCCTCCTCTGGATAATGACCGCAAGAGacagaagaagaaggaagttgAGAATTCGGAATTGGAATCGAATTCGGTAACTAGTGAGAAAATCATACCTGAGCCTGAAGCGGTAGCAGAAGATCAGCTGGTGAATCCCCCTAAGTTTGGGATAACGTCAATACGCGGGAGGAGGAAAGATATGGAAGATGCAGTGGCCGCTCATCCTTCGTTTTATAGGCGGAGGAGGAGCGATGAGAAGATGAATAAACCTTCCGATCTGCACTTTTTTGGCGTCTACGATGGCCACGGCTGCTCGCAT GTTGCGATGAAGTGCAAGGATCGATTCCACGGAATAGTGAAGGAGGAACTGGAAGGTGCGGATGAGGAGGAGGTTATAATTTGGAAGGAATTGATGGATCGGAGTTTCTCGCGCATGGATAGGGAGGCGGTGGTTCACGTTTCGAGTTCTAACTGTCGATGTGAGCTTCAACCGCCTAGATGCGATGCGGTTGGATCGACCGCTGTAGTGGCGTTGGTGACGCCGGAGAAGATCGTCGTCTCCAATTGCGGTGACTCTCGAGCCGTACTCTGTAGGAACGCCGTCGCTACTCCTCTATCTTCCGATCATAAG CCTGATCGTCCGGATGAGCTGGATCGGATCGAGAAAGCAGGCGGCCGCGTTATATACTGGGACGGAGCAAGAGTGCTTGGCGTTCTAGCGATGTCTAGAGCGATTGGAGATCATTACCTGAAACCGTTCGTGATCTCCGAACCGGAGGTAACTGTAACAGATAGAACGGCAGAGGATGAGTTTCTGATACTCGCAAGCGACGGGCTATGGGACGTAGTTTCCAATGAGACCGCATGCGCAGTTGTAAGAATGTGCTTGTTATCAGGAGCAGGAGGAGGTGATAAGGCTTGTTCGGACGCTTCCATTGTTCTGACTAGGCTCGCACTCGCAAGGCACAGTTCCGATAACGTCAGCGTTCTCGTCGTAGATCTCAGGCGGCCGCTGTAG
- the LOC124932271 gene encoding 54S ribosomal protein L37, mitochondrial-like has translation MDMAAMQCIKQMRNVVSMRQTVGMVWCRMFSAGGSKKKGGKGAASADAPKVSILSKEVKSSTAVGCNTLKEGSDPKFMADTEYPDWLWISLDKRTALSELKRMKAEDLPFEDLKRFAKLDNRARIKENNSAKAKN, from the coding sequence ATGGATATGGCGGCTATGCAATGCATTAAGCAAATGAGGAATGTTGTTTCTATGAGGCAGACAGTTGGAATGGTTTGGTGCAGAATGTTTTCAGCTGGAGGTAGCAAAAAGAAAGGCGGGAAAGGTGCTGCGTCTGCTGATGCTCCAAAAGTATCTATATTAAGCAAAGAAGTGAAGTCAAGCACTGCTGTGGGTTGTAATACTCTCAAGGAAGGATCAGACCCGAAATTCATGGCTGATACGGAATACCCTGATTGGTTGTGGATCTCGCTTGACAAACGAACTGCGTTAAGTGAACTGAAGAGGATGAAAGCGGAAGATCTTCCTTTTGAAGACCTTAAACGCTTTGCTAAGCTGGATAACCGAGCCAGGATTAAGGAGAATAATTCTGCAAAGGCTAAGAACTAA
- the LOC124931207 gene encoding DNA-directed RNA polymerase III subunit rpc3-like, which yields METPYGINLAVYLISTYFGDLVAKVCECLLRNGSLSFANILRSTELNRVQVKNSLLVLIQHNCVQAYVIQQEGGFGEAPKILTQYLALFDNIIHHLRFSKFLAIVSDDLGKECSDILEGLLQHGRLSEDQILDRYMDISNQNEAQDAIKENFRRLVGARYVERCPKPEPFLAPPSEEEVAAKKRRLGAKASKVQVLFQEPETIEQRVLAAAAPMDSIRFLLESFINDDNCMVDGERNEDNWMDGDKGRQNDQDLDMTTQAQKEKKVLWRVNFEEFVRRLRHKACVANVKGRLDEGTATVLSSILKATRSAETKVKMESSVPLSMDSILEEVIKTDKGRSMNVDRVRAALIQLGCQLPVIELDETFSIDLGAIIELAQLEEVESIVLKRYGREAYRMFRLLSKAGRPMETEKIADTTFVDKAETAKILLTLWKDDYLQMETLTANSGKETKYMVWKVNKDLLWIHVLDEMYHAALNLRLRLMREMEQEKEIILAPKGIQFEKRVDRLKKVRNVLESSLMKLVDATMLFRDF from the exons ATGGAAACGCCTTATGGAATTAATCTCGCAGTTTATCTCATCTCCACTTACTTCGGCGATCTCGTAGCT AAAGTTTGCGAATGCCTTCTCCGAAATGGAAGTTTATCTTTTGCAAACATACTACGATCTACTGAGCTCAACAGAGTGCAAGTGAAAAACTCCCTTCTTGTGTTAATTCAGCACAATTGCGTTCAGGCTTATGTTATTCAGCAAGAAG GAGGATTTGGAGAAGCGCCAAAGATATTAACACAATACTTGGCATTGTTTGACAATATAATCCACCATTTACGGTTCTCAAAGTTTTTGGCAATTGTGTCCGATGATCTGGGTAAAGAA TGTAGCGATATTTTAGAAGGTCTGCTTCAACATGGTAGACTTTCAGAGGATCAAATTTTGGATAGATATATGgatatatcaaatcaaaatgAAG CTCAGGACGCCATAAAAGAAAACTTCAGAAGACTTGTGGGTGCCCGATATGTGGAACGTTGCCCAAAGCCAGAACCATTTCTTGCGCCACCGTCTGAAGAAGAAGTTGCTGCAAAGAAGAGGCGACTTGGTGCTAAGGCTTCCAAG GTACAGGTATTATTCCAAGAGCCAGAGACAATTGAACAACGTGTTCTAGCAGCAGCTGCTCCCATGGATTCAATTAGATTTTTACTTGAATCATTTATCAATGATGACAACTGCATGGTAGATggtgaaagaaatgaagataattGGATGGATGGAGATAAG GGTAGGCAGAACGATCAAGATTTGGACATGACTACTCAAGCTCAAAAGGAGAAGAAAGTTCTTTGGCGTgttaattttgaagaatttgTAAGACGACTTAGGCATAAG GCTTGTGTTGCAAATGTGAAAGGAAGACTTGATGAAGGAACTGCCACTGTTCTATCTTCAATTCTGAAAGCAACTAGAAGTGCCGAGACTAAAGTTAAAATGGAGAGTTCAG TCCCTCTATCCATGGACTCTATTCTTGAGGAAGTGATTAAAACGGATAAAGGTCGCAGCATGAACGTGGATCGCGTCAGAGCTGCTCTAATCCAGTTAGGTTGTCAACTTCCTGTAATAGAGTTAGATGAGACATTTAGCATTG ACTTAGGTGCGATTATTGAATTGGCTCAACTTGAGGAG GTGGAATCAATTGTATTGAAAAGATATGGAAGGGAGGCTTATAGGATGTTCAGGTTGTTGTCAAAGGCTGGTCGTCCAATGGAAACTGAGAAG ATTGCGGACACAACATTTGTTGACAAGGCAGAGACTGCCAAGATCTTACTCACTCTCTGGAAAGATGATTACTTGCAAATGGAG ACACTAACTGCAAATTCAGGAAAAGAAACTAAGTACATGGTATGGAAAGTGAATAAAGATCTCCTATGGATCCATGTTTTGGATGAGATGTACCATGCTGCCTTAAATTTGAGACTACGACTTATGCGTGAGATGGAGCAAGAGAAAGAG ATTATTCTAGCGCCCAAAGGAATTCAATTCGAGAAAAGAGTTGATCGGTTGAAGAAAGTAAGAAATGTTCTCGAATCCTCTCTAATGAAACTTGTGGACGCAACCATGCTTTTCCGCGACTTCTAG
- the LOC124931490 gene encoding uncharacterized protein At2g39795, mitochondrial-like, producing the protein MAFTSILRKSASTMARRVVGSQARKYSAANRGVSSHHFCGRSSFQPVGLSSFRPVCRSSFLEVRSYSSRPSSDISLLKVIESEVECAEESNENGEVDEVPSDFPFKIQDNPGQQTITLTRQYQDETITVEVYMPDLSTPDEEEENDGNDNDDDAAQDVNSRTELVVRISKKTGGPVLEFGCSASPDEIVIDSLAIKNETSSDEDQLAYEGPDFSDLDENLQNGFHKYLEIRGIKPSTTNYLNEYMVDKDNREYINWLKNLKRFVEA; encoded by the exons ATGGCTTTCACATCTATCCTTCGCAAGTCAGCGTCAACAATGGCGAGGCGGGTTGTCGGTAGTCAAGCACGGAAGTACTCAGCCGCTAACAGAGGCGTCTCCTCTCACCATTTCTGCGGCCGATCTTCTTTTCAGCCGGTCGGCCTATCTTCTTTTCGCCCGGTCTGCCGATCTTCTTTTCTGGAGGTCCGAAGCTACTCTAGTCGTCCAAGCTCTGATATTTCTCTCCTCAAAGTCATCGAATCTGAAGTTGAATGTGCCGAAGAATCGAATGAGAACGGAGAG GTTGATGAGGTCCCAAGTGATTTCCCTTTCAAGATTCAAGACAATCCAGGGCAGCAAACAATAACGTTGACTAGACAATACCAAGATGAAACCATTACTGTTGAAGTCTATATGCCTGATCTGTCTACCccagatgaagaagaagaaaatgatggTAATGATAACGATGATGATGCGGCACAGGACGTGAACTCAAGGACTGAATTAGTTGTGAGGATTTCTAAAAAGACAGGAGGACCTGTGTTGGAGTTTGGTTGTTCTGCTAGCCCTGATGAGATCGTTATTGACAGTTTGGCGATCAAGAATGAAACTAGCTCTGATGAGGATCAACTTGCTTATGAAGGACCAGACTTCTC TGATTTGGATGAAAACCTCCAGAATGGTTTCCACAAGTATTTGGAGATTAGAGGAATCAAACCCAGCACGACCAATTACTTGAATGAATACATGGTTGATAAAGACAACAGGGAATACATCAATTGGCTGAAAAACCTTAAAAGGTTTGTTGAGGCATAG